AATGTCAAGCAAATGACAAGAGTCAGTTATAGAATACACCAgcatttttcatagttttaagGTAGTACTGCTTAGACTTCATTTGAGTACAATTAATGAAATCAAAGTTTACAAGTTCACATAATTCTCAATTTAGGAAGCATGactattttttttgtcaatgttACTTGCcagaatattttcagttttagatttcttttgttAATCCTGTCTTATATTAGAATCAGACTAtcaacagtaaaacaataaagatgaaaaaatactATTAATTAAATTGATAATCTTTAAGATTTGTTCTGAAAGGATTTTTAGcaaacagtttaaaataatataataggGGAAGCCACTGTGCTCATactgaatgagaaaaaatgtgCTATGATAACAATACCTCCACTCACTATCAGATCACATTTCAGAACCCTCCAGGTAACTTACTGACCTGTGGGCAGAGGCTGTCACCATCGATGGCAGGCATGGCCGTGCCGAAGTGTCCTCCACTGTGCAAGTGGTGATGGGTAGGGTCTGATCTTGCTCTGCCACTGGTGCTTGTCCCAGATGATCCTCCTAAGGGTTAAACAAAGTGTCACAAGTGCAGCCTCAACAACATCATATAACATATGTCAAATGTTACAATAGGATTCACTAATGTTTATTAAATCATACAACACGTTGGAATTGTCGGGAAATTTCACaattaaatagattttaatAGTTTTACTGTTCTCTGTGAATAACTTGCTACATTTCAAAGCATTGATGACAAGTCCCACAGAGTCAACACTCTTTAATGAACAGATAattgtaatattataatacatttctCATGTTATCTTAGAACACAACAACTGACAGATATTTGTGTTTCACTACTTTAAATGCAGGACAGTGAACAGCTACCCATGATTTTAAGGTGGGAGTTACCTGAACTAGAGGAGGTGCTGGAGGTGGTTCCTGAAGACTGGGACTGCTCTAATGCGGGGCTTGTAGACACGCTGCTGCTTGTATTGGTCCCCTCATCCGCAGTCTTCTTGAAGAAGCTGTGCTGCAGGGCATAGTAGGGCTGGATGCGGCTCTTAGGATCATAGTCCAACATCCGGAGGATCAGGTCCTTGAACTTCAAGTAGTCAGCAACAGCATGGCCAGACTCCCCCGCCCGCCGGCCACCTGGACCCCCTGTCTCCACACCGAGGATGGAGTGGAGCTTCCGCGAGGCTGGAGGCTTATACTGTTTAAGGCAGAGTACACAAAGATTAAGAGATTTACTTACCCAAGACTTCTGCATTTGATCACACAATCTACCATGACAGCACAAATTTTGGTAAGAGGCTACGTTCAGAAAACAACTTAGACAGCTTACCCTTTTGCCATCTTTGGTCTTCTTAACACTCCATGTACCATCCGAAAGCTTCTCAAAGAACTTCCTGGCTTTTGGGGCTAGGTCCATTATGTGATTAGGCGGGATACCAAGAACTTCGACTATTTTGTTCATCTGGTCCACCTGTGGAAATTTTATTAATCAAATTACTTCCTCTTGTTGGCAGAGATAACTTAAAATACAGTTTcactaaatacattttatacCCAGTATGTAAAGTTAAACATCCTAAAATGTTGTCCTTAAGATGGCCTAACTGTCACAACATTTCAGCTCAGGTAAATGGCTACCATCACAATTTCAATGCTTGACAACTGAAAGTTATGTGATTTGTTTTAACTCCACTTCCCTATCTTTAAAGGTCTACATGACATTATATGTACGGCTGAAATGAGGTAAAAACTGTTCCTATTTCCCAATCTAGGATATAATTCAAAGCTCAATACAGAACAAATTGGAGTAGTGTTTCAGTTCCTTATACCTCATTGGCTCCACTGAAGAGAGGTTCTCCAGTGTGCATCTCTACCAAGATGCAACCCAAGGACCACATGTCGATGGCCAGGTCATAGGGCATTCCCAGCAGCACCTCCGGGGAACGGTAGAAGCGACTCTGGATATATTGGTATATCTACAAAAATACATGGACACCAAGTCTCACCATTTGCCTGAAAACTGAATCACCTACTAATTACACCTAATGTTAGGCAGCAACAACTACCACACTTTTCAGCGACATTCTTGCATACATTAGTTTTATTGGATATATAAGGAAAACTGCAGCTAGATACCCTTTGTCCCAGTTGGCATGAGCTGCCAAAGTCCACTATTTTGATGGCACTCCTCTTGGGGTTGCAGAGGAGAATGTTCTCAGGCTTCAGGTCACAGTGGATGATGCTGAGCTCAGGCGTGGCCAGGAAGAGCAGCGCTGTGCATAGCTGCTGGGCAAACTTCCGTGTGAGGTTGAGTGAGACGCCACGGAAGTTGGTATTTCGGAGCAGGTCATACAGGTTATATGAAAGCATCTCAAACACGAGGCAGAGGTGGTTCCGAAACATGAAGTGACGCTTTAGGTGAACTGTGGAGAAATAAGTTGTACCCATGTTAAGAAAGGCCCTCTAAATTCTTAATATAGCTTGTCAAATCAAATTTCAAGAGTTGATTACCAATGTAGTATTTCATCTCGGTATCATGTTTGTTCATGAGCTCTAGGAGGCGCACTTCAATCTGGGCTTGATTGAGGAAAGCTTTCTTGTTCTTGATGATCTTAATGGCAACCCATTCCTGCTCTGCACGGTCATATGCTTTCACAACCTAAAGATTCCAACAAGAGCAAATTTTAATGTGTCccaaaaattcaaattaaattcaaagaGTTTGACTTTAAATATCACCACTTCAATTGTTGACTGCATATGAAAAATCTTCTGTAAGAAGCATCAAACATCTCAAGGTTATTAATactgaggaaaatgtttatcAAATTTCAAGAAAATTTCCTCTGTTACATGTCCTCaaagtgtatgtttgtgtgtaatttataATTAAGCACCTGTCCAAACGATCCCTTTCCTATCAAGGAATCAATCTCATAGCGGTCCATCCACTTCTCCCCATTCTTGACGATGTAGTCATAGTTATCATCGTCATAGCCATCATTAAAgacctttctctcttttttgtgaCTGGAGTCTTCACCCTGACCCTGTTGGTGCCGTCGCTTCTTTTTTGCATAATACACCtgtaaattaacaaaataatacaCATGATCACACTTGAAGATGCTTTATATTAGTCTTAAATTTTCAAAGTTTTAAGTGTTAAGTCTAAGTTTTAtctttacaatattaaaaaacagatgATATAGACAGATGTACTTAATGCAAAACAAAGCTAACctcattgatgtgtttgtatgttttgatAAGGTCAATGGAGAGCTTCCTCAGGGGAGCTGAAGTTGGGTCACGAAAGCACTGGGGCATGTGCCTCTGAAGTATCAAAAGGGAGAATCACAtttcataaacaaacaatatgcaCAGTACTTTTTGAGTCACATGTCTTTGTTGAATCTTATAGGCCATGAATTGAATTTACTACAATAGATGTTGCACATTATTGCATGTTAAATGGCTAGACTGAAAGAAACATTTGATAAGCAGCTACTCTGCCTTGTGACAACTACAAAAAAGGGAAGTTACGTATTGCAATTCTTACACTGCACATTAAGACTAAAAGAAATCCAAGAGCTGGGTTAGGGTAGGGTTAGTGTACCTGATTGGCAGTGAGCTGTGGTGTCTGGTCGCTGTACGGTAAGACCGTAACAGATTGGTCAGTGCTTGGCTGGTGACGGTCACTGTACTGCTGGTGCGTATGGGGCATTGGAGCAGCCATCTGAAGACCAGCAGTGTGTAAAGAAAAAGAGGGCGCAAGCCGGACGGACGAAGGTTTGCATGCTGAAGTCTCTCCTCCTGGAAGAAATTAGCACTACTATGAGTTGCATATTAACTTAATTCAACATTATATGCAACAAAACACACTCGGAAGGAAAAGGGGTAACAATCCTGACCTAACAGAGATTTATGTTCTCTTCCACATGAGAGATTTTTGgcccaaaaataaaataaatacagaaatatgcTGCTTATTGTACAGATGTAATATAAAAAGGCATTACTTGTTCCTTAATCTAACCAGTGAGAATTTCCTAAACATGAAAAAGCCTTAGTTTATCTTTTAGGAAGAAAATTATattcaaaatgcaaattatCCATCTGTAATATTTACATGTATGTTGAAATGATCAAGCTCactctttaaaaacagacaaaaattaACAGAAGATGTTGAGAACAATAACAGGGATTaattcattgttaatataaatgCCAGGTTAATACATTGTGTCTTTTGTTAAATCtgtaaagtcataaaaatgcatcaaaggataaccacaaaataaaatatagcagTAACATATCAACCTTTGTGAAGAAAAAGGAGCAAAACAGCAGGTTTAACAGTGGAAAGGGGTGAAAATACAGCATCTCCACACTGTACAGTGAATCATCCTTCATTTTAAGCCAGAAGGAatcaaaaaattattaaatagcATGTTCAGCTATCAGCATCTCTCACCAGACAACACAATTCACCAGTGCTACACAGTAACCACTATTCAGAATCCCAGCAACAGCACCTAATTAGCATAGCCTATCACCACAGAGATACAGCGTGATTTGGCAAGCCCATCAATGCACAGACCAATCACAACGCAGTATGCAAATAGCCTACTTTTGTTGCCAGGGCAGAGCTGCTCCCATTTTCCaatgagaaaacaagaaataaacaagaaataaaattgAACTTTGGCACACTTAGACGCTGCTTTCAACACAAGAGCCTGACAGCAAAATAGCTGCACAGCCCAAAACCTGCACTCCATCTGAGAGCGTTAGAAAGCTGACCCAGCtttgcaaaaggaaaaaatacacattcacTGACAGAAATAAGAGAAACTGTAAGATGATAGAGCACAAGCAAAGGCTGTATTTTAAGAAACTAAATGTTTCATTCtattacatacatatacagaTAAATATTACATACTTATacagatattatatatatacttttgccttcttaaatatatttattatataaatctattttttaataaaacctgATGTTGCAAGGATAGACCCAACTAtaaagtaaatttaattttgCTGAATAAGATAACCCTTAAATTAAGAATTTATTTGAATCACAATAGAAATAGAacatatattaaatttaaaGCACTAAAATGATAAGACTGATTTGTCATGATGACTAGTGTGCCTAATTTACTGCTTGTTCAGCTTAGACCTGAAAACAATGATGTCAAATCAATTTGAATCACTTTTAGCTCTGTCATCAAATAAAAAGTTCATGCTGAATTAATGGGAATATCAAATACTGTATTGACCAATATTAATTATAAGAGAacattatttgactttttaccCACTTGAGATGCTGAAAATTTTTGAGTTTGGATGCCAGATTCAACAGCAAAATAACTGAATGCGAAGAAGATATTAGGTGCACCGCTTCCCACCAAGGGTTAAGGCTTAATATATAGCAGCTAACCTGGATGCATCGTCTCCTGTTAAATTTCATATCATCCTGGGAGGAGAGTCCAGCAGCAAACCACAACCCACtacaaagaataaaaacagatcatTATCATTGTGCATCTTTGGTGGGATTTAACTTAATAGTGGTTAAGCTAAACTaaagagaacagaggaaaccccaaaactttaaaaagtgtACTTAGGGGGTCAATGTATGAACTCTTGgggaatttaaaaataaagctgaaattcAAAAAAGGTAAGTTGCTTGTGGATCAATGGTTAAAAAGTAGTTAATACCCAGACAatgaaattatcaaaaaacaaaagatctgAAGCTCTTCTTTAACTGTTAGAATTTTAATAGTTCACTAAGAGAGGCACAGACTACATAACActtcacaaaacaaatcaggattattattgttgtggACTTAATGACACTGGATCTCCTCTCAGCATGTCCATAatcaatatataatttaaattaTAGTGTTTTTAAAGAcctaaaatatactttttaaaatagATAACCCAACTGGCCTAAATTGATTATTGTACAAGATTATGCAAATTGACAAAGAACTAAAAAAAGTTTGGTTTGAGCCCATATTACTAATACAATACCTGGCATCAGACTAACATGACTATAGGGcgaatgtgacattttaaaaatcactaaCCCTACTGAGAAAATTCAAGCTGTATTTGACCACAAAGCCATTTTGCAAGCGCACTTGTAGCTCTTTACTCTGCCCTAAACGTTTGATTATTCTTCATTTTCAGTACTGACATATGAACAGTTCCTTTCCTGGCTCTACTCATCACGGCATCAACGGGCCTATTTAGGTGTAAATATAACGACAGCTAGCTTGCCATTAGTAGCCGTATCATATCATAGGTGATGGCTAAAGACCTCTGTAACAAGCCTGTGTGTCATCTTCTCACGCCCAACTGATTAGATCCTTCCCAAAGCTGAATCAAATGTAGCCCAtccaaaacaattaaaagccTAACGTTCGTATATAATGACGGAGCCCAAGTATCTCTGTACTTACAGATGGTGGGGTAGATCTCGTCATGGTTGGAATTTAGAAAGCATATTCAGTGTTAATTTGCGTCCTCTCTTGCTACATATCGTTCGCGTAAGCCTCCAATTCCTCGTATAAATGACAATCGTATTCAGGCTTGCGTTACCGTTAGCAGTCTAACGTTAACTTGCTAACGTCGTTAACGTTACCCTGAAAACTGCGGGACAAGCAAGCATTTCTCTCACCAATCCAACGTTAACGTTAGCTAGTGACGCTGTGTTCAGCCAGCGGGTTGTGGGGCCCATTCAGCTGGTTCGTCAACAAGTCAACGTTAACCATTAGCCAGGTTAGCCGAATTAGCTACCAGGCGTTAGCCAGGTTAGCTAGGTGAGCTTCCGTACTGTATAACTCTGAAATCCGAACCACATCGCTGACATAAATACAATTAGACATTGTACTGACAGTGACTCAAACGGGGCTGTTAGCTAACACGGCAACACTTGCTTCTATCGTACAATGACAGCGTCTTATATTGCAGAGTTAACGTTAGCTGTAACGTTAACGCCGTGCCAGCATGACTCTCCGTCAAAGCCCACACAATCCGTTGCACCCTCTCGTTCACGGCCAGCTGGAAAGCTGTTCCCGTCTAACATCAAAATTAGTCCGTTGACCTACTGACTGAAAGCAAATGTTAACGCTGGCTTCAACGGAGTCGGCACCGCCACAAAATGTTAGCTAGCCGCCATACCATAAGCTACCATTCTCAACTTAACTGTCGCGTCCATCATTGTTAACCATTCACGTTGGATATAATATACATCTGCGAGAGCGTTAACGAGAAACGTTAAGCTAACAAAAGCTAATTTCAAACATAACAGTTTACAGTTGCTCACCTCTGATGGCACGATCTTCATTTAAAGTCCAATAACCTGTATGATGAGGAAACTTATCCAGCTTGAGCTTCTCCCCTCCCTGCACGGTTAGCGAGTAATGTTAACGTTAAATCCAATCCCCCGTCCTCTGACCGGCAAACTCTAAAATAATTCGCCAGCCAGATTCAATACGCTTTTCATATCCCAAGCTCTGATGAACAACATCGGCGATCGAAGCAACTTTGACTAACGTTACTATCAGCTGATGACTAGCACCATGCTAACGTTAACTAGCACGCATAACTTACTAGCTAACCTTAGCGAACTGGCTAGCTAGTTGACAAAATGAAcgcagctaacattagctacctGCCCTGGCTAGCTTTAGCTTCTTAGGTTAGCCTCAAGCTAACAATTCTAGCTGCCGCTAAATAAACGTTATGCCAAATTCTAATTTTACGTTGTCTTTGCAAATTCAGCGTCGGTCACTTCGACAGATACGACAGTATGGATAAATCCAGAgtattttaaacatgaaacagaaaccGTGTCCTCTGATAATTTTGGTTAGGAATTTTGTGTCAATTTTCACAAAATGGCGCGCGGTCCAAACCTGCGCAGTGAACCGGCCCGGTGGACCAGAGACACGGACAACTGAGTTAGTGCGGCGCCGCCTAATTATTTCAACTATGTTAAAACGTCGGCCTCTTGATCTTCTTAATCCGATCCACTAGACGCATTTCgatatccaaaaacgtcaaaTATATATCCACTGACAGCATTATTCCGGCGGGAAGGGAGAACATTTGAAAAGACTGAGCTGGGAAAAAAACCCTCCTGACAAAATGGCGATGCTCTAgcttgttgccatggcaactgtcaatcaaaaaaTAAAGTGCCCGGATGTACCAATGACGAATAAAATCTAACTGGCCAGAGTTACAGGACAACGCACAGCTCCAGCGgtgtccctgtctgtctttttaacCCTGTTTGGCCTGTTGCTACCAGCCAGCATAGATGTATATCACCagactgtttatttttacaatttgaAACTAGTGTGGTGGTCTGAATGTCTCCTTTCCGTCTGTGTTGGTCATTGGTGAAATAAGTATTCAgtgtattattgtattatttaaatAACTATAATATTGTATGGGCAAGCgcacatcaaacacattttaacaaactGTGTATAGTACAAAAAAATGTGTAGATTCCTCTCACTTCTTCTCATTGTCATGAATAATCAACTCCACAAATTTTAACTCTAAAAGTATCAACAAACTTGACAGCACTCACCACTTCAGTTATCTATTCATATCTTACTACACCCTGCAAAATTTTCATTTAGAAGATTTCATCATCTTTGTTTACTTTTAAGAAACAGCACAAGCATTGGTAATTGGTAATTAACTAGGAATAATTGTGGATTACACATATTTGCATATAGGAGAGgtttccttcctttcctgtaTAATCTCTTTACTTTGGAGTTATAGACCTATATCTGAATAGGTAAAAGtgtaataattatatttttgtattttttatgtaaaataaataaatgacaatttATTTaggtaaaagtagaaataacaCACAATTCAATTTCTTGGAAACTGAACTTTTTGCTGAAGTATTAGCAAGAAAATATGGGATtaagtataaaaaaataaaagtattcataccAATGAATAGCCACATAGTGTTATCCTATTATATCATTAGTCCATTATAATAAATATGTTAACATATGAGCAGTACTTCAGTGTTGTAGTTGGTTTAGGTGGAGCTAATTTAACTGTTTAATATATATTGGGTAGTGTAGTCTAtaacaaagcatcatatttataatattttaaatagtaACCATCTTATAAACTATCATATAAAAGTATCTTGTGCTGCTGAATAAATGTAGTAAAAAGTGTAACATTTCTTTCTGAACTCTATGGAGTAGAATCATAAAGTAGTTCACAATGCAAATACTCAGTTAAGTAATTAAAGGTTGTACTGAGTTACAATACTTTGCAATAAATGCACTTAGCTACATTCCGCCATTGTTGTTGGTGATTTGAAGGATAACTTAATCAATCTTGTTTTACAGTCAGCCAGGATTATAGAATGCAGTCATAACACCTTAACACATCCGCGGTCACCCTAAAATAATTTCCCAATGATGCATCAGTCCCTTCTCTGCACTGTCAGGAATAAAATTCTGGAGGCAAAAAGCtaaagtctttatttatttattattttgttgtcCCAAAAGTAGTCACATTTGAAcatacattgtaaaaaaaatacccaCTATgagaatgtttttaaatgtatactTTCCATGGGTAGCTAAATTTcccaaaataaatacataggCCTATTGACCAGAATTTTCCTATAGTTGTATTTTATCAATTATGTATTCATTACTTCTTGTGGGTGTAAAAAGCAGTTTTGAGCTCTTAAGGCATAATATTCATTGGCATATTTTATGAATTTAAGATTACAGTGTGTCAAACAAGGGCatttgacagtttgtttttgcagaGGGTGTTCCACTTTCTCTCTatgtttacatacatttatttaagtaCATGTTCACAGTCTGGGATACACTTCTGGAAAAGTTATGACATGATACGATTAGTTAAAGAGAGGTTATACTGAGGTATCTGGTCTGAATATCAGGAAGGGGGAATTGAGTATTACACATTGTGGCTGTATAACTCATAAACTGCAATAATACAATGACTTTATTTACATGTCTGTGAGTTTACTGATAGTTACactacattttaaacattaaataagattttagaaaatttaaacttttttttatttatgcaaagATGAATAGTGGGTAATATAGTGACCTGTTAGAAATGATATTAAGCCACATCAATTGAAAATTATGCTATTCCACATAGGAAAGtttgaattaatgttttaagTTATTGCTAATAGATTAAGTTTTTGCTAGATCACAATTAGCAAACTCTTGATTGGCATTTAAATGCACTTGTCGAGTCATAGAATTCAGAGGAAAGAAATATTTGGAAAGCACATGTGGTCGCACAAGTCAGACAAGTCTCATGAGTGGATAAGACAGTCAGGACCTGTCTGACTAgtgaacagagaaaacagacaaaaggtTTTAAGAGCTAGAAATTTCAGGCCCTGGAGAGCGAAGTTGTATTTATGAACAGGATAGAATTATCCAAAGTAATGTGGACACCCACTCTAAAAAAGATGTGGCTGTTAAACTTTtttagatatatatttttatcactgtcagcaccacaaacaaaattccattcacctccatcTGGGGTGGAAGCAGAAATCCAACACAGATATCCCAAAACCTGAACAAATGAAACCACAATAAGCTGCATGATGTGATACAACTAGAAGAAAGTGATCAACTATTTGTATCCATTATTTGAAATCAGTTGGACGGAGACCGAGATGGgaatgtgacaatgtgaatgtatgtatgtttattattattatattattattatcattataatgataatgataataattattattattatttttaaaactaattGATGCATTCATATACTGTCCATACTGACCATTAAGAGATGCCTTCCTAACATGTTACCAATGTAAGTGATCGAGGACAAAATCCACAATACTTgttctgtttaaaaaataatttctatgTTTATCTCAGGTTAATATGAGGCCACAAGGTCATACATAGACAAATTAAGTGGATATATTAGCAGTCTTTTTAGTATGAAATTCCCAGATGTTAAATTTTGTGTTTCCACTGTAACTTATAATATCCACTGGACCTGTTTGACTCAGATATCTGAAACATCACATAACCCTCAGATAAATTTGGAATTTTTGTAGATAgagaggactgtggattttgtctcATATCACTTACTTTGAccaggaggaatgattacagcaagaCAAACATATATCATATATGGGCACATGACTATTGATCTAAGACTGACTTGACCAAAAAC
The Seriola aureovittata isolate HTS-2021-v1 ecotype China chromosome 4, ASM2101889v1, whole genome shotgun sequence genome window above contains:
- the dyrk1ab gene encoding dual-specificity tyrosine-(Y)-phosphorylation regulated kinase 1A, b isoform X1; translation: MHPGGETSACKPSSVRLAPSFSLHTAGLQMAAPMPHTHQQYSDRHQPSTDQSVTVLPYSDQTPQLTANQRHMPQCFRDPTSAPLRKLSIDLIKTYKHINEVYYAKKKRRHQQGQGEDSSHKKERKVFNDGYDDDNYDYIVKNGEKWMDRYEIDSLIGKGSFGQVVKAYDRAEQEWVAIKIIKNKKAFLNQAQIEVRLLELMNKHDTEMKYYIVHLKRHFMFRNHLCLVFEMLSYNLYDLLRNTNFRGVSLNLTRKFAQQLCTALLFLATPELSIIHCDLKPENILLCNPKRSAIKIVDFGSSCQLGQRIYQYIQSRFYRSPEVLLGMPYDLAIDMWSLGCILVEMHTGEPLFSGANEVDQMNKIVEVLGIPPNHIMDLAPKARKFFEKLSDGTWSVKKTKDGKRYKPPASRKLHSILGVETGGPGGRRAGESGHAVADYLKFKDLILRMLDYDPKSRIQPYYALQHSFFKKTADEGTNTSSSVSTSPALEQSQSSGTTSSTSSSSGGSSGTSTSGRARSDPTHHHLHSGGHFGTAMPAIDGDSLCPQARQPYPPPLVWGGGVGPESVTGETHPVQETTFHVPPQHPKALHPHSHTHHHHGQMMATRPRPRHYTSPTHSSSTQDSMEVVHGHLSMTSLSSSASSSSTSSSSTGNHGNQAYQLRHLPAGALDFGQNGGLSMGLGAFSNPRQETGMAAHPAFSMGTNTGPAHYLAEGHLGMRQGMDREESPMTGVCVQQSSMASS
- the dyrk1ab gene encoding dual-specificity tyrosine-(Y)-phosphorylation regulated kinase 1A, b isoform X2 — encoded protein: MAAPMPHTHQQYSDRHQPSTDQSVTVLPYSDQTPQLTANQRHMPQCFRDPTSAPLRKLSIDLIKTYKHINEVYYAKKKRRHQQGQGEDSSHKKERKVFNDGYDDDNYDYIVKNGEKWMDRYEIDSLIGKGSFGQVVKAYDRAEQEWVAIKIIKNKKAFLNQAQIEVRLLELMNKHDTEMKYYIVHLKRHFMFRNHLCLVFEMLSYNLYDLLRNTNFRGVSLNLTRKFAQQLCTALLFLATPELSIIHCDLKPENILLCNPKRSAIKIVDFGSSCQLGQRIYQYIQSRFYRSPEVLLGMPYDLAIDMWSLGCILVEMHTGEPLFSGANEVDQMNKIVEVLGIPPNHIMDLAPKARKFFEKLSDGTWSVKKTKDGKRYKPPASRKLHSILGVETGGPGGRRAGESGHAVADYLKFKDLILRMLDYDPKSRIQPYYALQHSFFKKTADEGTNTSSSVSTSPALEQSQSSGTTSSTSSSSGGSSGTSTSGRARSDPTHHHLHSGGHFGTAMPAIDGDSLCPQARQPYPPPLVWGGGVGPESVTGETHPVQETTFHVPPQHPKALHPHSHTHHHHGQMMATRPRPRHYTSPTHSSSTQDSMEVVHGHLSMTSLSSSASSSSTSSSSTGNHGNQAYQLRHLPAGALDFGQNGGLSMGLGAFSNPRQETGMAAHPAFSMGTNTGPAHYLAEGHLGMRQGMDREESPMTGVCVQQSSMASS